In Devosia litorisediminis, one genomic interval encodes:
- a CDS encoding LacI family DNA-binding transcriptional regulator, which produces MKGIRRLAQHLDISIGTVSRALNGKPDVNEKTRQRVLEAAAELGYVPNQAGRSLRKGTTGVVGFMMQTGAQITGEGDVFFMSVFDGVQTVFARHQLDLVALLCSSEEDPDDYLQRIVARGFADALIISATKRVDPRIEYLANRKIPFVALGRSETDAGQPWLDLDFAGMATMGVDRLVAKGHRRIGVFVPHDELNLGFVFLESYRKALVAHGIPFDPALVFRAYPNERGGHQIAQSIASMSKDQRPTGFVLTNEVMSVGLYRGLYDSGLEPGRDFAIIGRDSPHAHYLTPKLTCFRISLRDLGIALAEALLATMPAYGDQYRLGVVRRVVPMQLVEGDSDAPVR; this is translated from the coding sequence ATGAAAGGCATTCGGCGTCTCGCGCAGCATCTCGATATTTCTATCGGAACGGTGTCGCGCGCCCTCAATGGCAAACCCGATGTAAACGAGAAAACCCGCCAGCGCGTGCTCGAGGCTGCAGCCGAACTGGGCTATGTGCCCAATCAGGCCGGACGCTCGCTGCGCAAGGGAACGACAGGTGTGGTTGGTTTCATGATGCAGACGGGTGCTCAGATCACGGGTGAGGGCGACGTCTTCTTCATGAGCGTGTTCGATGGCGTGCAAACAGTCTTCGCGCGTCATCAACTCGATCTGGTCGCGCTGCTGTGCTCTTCCGAGGAAGATCCTGATGACTATCTGCAGCGCATTGTGGCGCGAGGCTTTGCCGACGCGCTGATCATTTCGGCCACCAAGCGCGTCGACCCCCGTATCGAATATCTGGCCAATCGCAAAATTCCCTTTGTGGCTCTGGGTCGCAGTGAGACCGATGCCGGCCAGCCCTGGCTCGATCTGGACTTTGCCGGCATGGCGACGATGGGCGTCGACCGGCTGGTCGCCAAGGGCCATCGTCGCATTGGCGTGTTCGTGCCGCACGATGAGCTCAATCTGGGCTTCGTGTTTCTCGAAAGCTACCGCAAGGCGCTGGTGGCGCATGGTATTCCGTTTGATCCAGCTTTGGTCTTCCGGGCCTATCCCAATGAGCGCGGTGGTCACCAGATCGCCCAGAGTATTGCATCCATGTCCAAGGATCAGCGCCCGACCGGTTTTGTGCTGACCAACGAGGTCATGTCGGTCGGACTCTATCGGGGGCTCTACGATAGCGGTCTCGAGCCGGGTAGGGACTTTGCGATTATTGGGCGCGACAGTCCCCACGCCCACTACCTCACGCCCAAGCTGACCTGCTTTCGTATTTCACTGCGCGATCTCGGTATCGCCCTTGCAGAAGCGCTGCTCGCCACTATGCCCGCCTATGGTGATCAATATCGTCTGGGGGTGGTTCGGCGCGTGGTCCCCATGCAATTGGTTGAAGGCGATAGCGACGCCCCGGTGCGCTGA
- a CDS encoding Gfo/Idh/MocA family protein, which produces MVFKAVLAGCGSMSKGWLSALADHLPLQGRVEIVGLVDLDLATAQARAEEFGLGDAMIGTDLETVLSATKPDLLFDVVVPTARQDVVTRALHHGCHVLSEKPMAASLDAAQTMIAAAKAAGRVHAIVQNRRFIAGIRRIRRLIESGSLGEVTALHCDFFIGAHFGGFREEMDNVLLLDMAIHTLDAARYMAGVAPKAVYCLETNPSGSWYAHGAAANAIFEFDHGVVFNYRGSWCAEGANTSWESAWRIIGTKGTLLWDGEESFEARVVSGDSGFFRELTPLDVPEPADIAQTHGHASVIADFLDAIAEGRAPETVGTDNINSLAMVFAAIESAKIGQRVLIANQEIHS; this is translated from the coding sequence TTGGTGTTCAAGGCCGTTCTCGCGGGTTGCGGAAGCATGTCCAAAGGTTGGTTGTCGGCGCTCGCCGATCATCTTCCCCTGCAGGGTCGCGTCGAGATTGTTGGTCTGGTCGATCTTGACCTCGCCACCGCACAGGCGCGCGCCGAAGAGTTTGGACTAGGCGACGCGATGATCGGCACCGACCTCGAAACCGTGCTGAGCGCTACCAAGCCGGATTTGCTGTTTGATGTCGTTGTGCCGACCGCGCGGCAGGACGTCGTGACGCGCGCATTGCACCATGGCTGCCACGTGCTCAGCGAAAAGCCGATGGCGGCCAGTCTGGATGCCGCGCAGACCATGATTGCTGCCGCAAAAGCTGCCGGGCGCGTGCATGCCATCGTTCAGAACCGGCGCTTCATCGCAGGTATTCGACGTATTCGTCGCCTGATCGAAAGCGGCAGCCTGGGCGAGGTCACTGCGCTGCATTGTGACTTCTTCATCGGCGCCCATTTTGGCGGCTTCCGCGAAGAAATGGACAACGTATTGCTGCTGGACATGGCCATCCACACACTGGACGCTGCGCGCTACATGGCGGGCGTTGCTCCCAAGGCGGTGTATTGCCTGGAAACCAATCCAAGCGGGTCCTGGTATGCGCACGGGGCTGCCGCCAATGCGATCTTCGAGTTCGATCACGGTGTGGTCTTCAACTATCGCGGCAGTTGGTGTGCCGAGGGCGCCAATACCAGTTGGGAGAGCGCCTGGCGGATCATCGGCACCAAGGGCACGCTGCTGTGGGATGGCGAAGAGAGCTTTGAGGCCAGGGTGGTGAGCGGCGACAGTGGCTTCTTCCGCGAGTTGACCCCTCTGGACGTTCCAGAGCCCGCCGACATTGCCCAAACCCACGGCCATGCCAGCGTGATCGCCGACTTCCTCGATGCCATTGCAGAGGGCCGCGCACCCGAAACTGTCGGCACTGACAACATCAACAGTCTGGCCATGGTCTTTGCCGCCATCGAAAGCGCCAAGATCGGCCAACGCGTCCTAATCGCAAATCAGGAAATTCACTCGTGA